In Pseudomonas fluorescens, a genomic segment contains:
- a CDS encoding DegQ family serine endoprotease → MSIPRLKSYLSIVATVLVLGQAVSAQAVELPDFTQLVEQASPAVVNISTTQKLPDRKVSNQQMPDLEGLPPMLREFFERGMPPQQRSPRGGGQREAQSLGSGFIISPDGYILTNNHVIADADEILVRLADRSELKAKLVGTDPRSDVALLKIDGKDLPVLKLGKSQDLKAGQWVVAIGSPFGFDHTVTQGIVSAIGRSLPNENYVPFIQTDVPINPGNSGGPLFNLNGEVVGINSQIYTRSGGFMGVSFAIPIDVAMDVSNQLKSGGKVSRGWLGVVIQEVNKDLAESFGLDKPAGALVAQIQDDGPAAKGGLQVGDVILSMNGQPIIMSADLPHLVGALKAGSKAKLEVIREGKRQNVELTVGAIPEEGATLDALGNTKPGAERSSNRLGIAVAELTDEQKKTFDLKSGVVIKEVQDGPAALIGLQPGDVITHLNNQAIDNTKQFTDIAKALPKNRTVSMRVLRQGRASFITFKLAE, encoded by the coding sequence CTTACCTATCCATAGTCGCCACGGTATTGGTGCTGGGTCAGGCCGTGTCCGCGCAAGCGGTCGAGCTGCCTGACTTCACTCAACTGGTTGAGCAAGCCTCGCCTGCCGTGGTGAATATCAGTACCACGCAGAAATTGCCGGATCGCAAAGTCTCGAACCAGCAGATGCCCGACCTGGAGGGCTTGCCGCCGATGCTGCGCGAGTTCTTCGAGCGTGGCATGCCGCCGCAACAGCGATCCCCCCGTGGTGGCGGTCAGCGTGAAGCGCAATCCCTGGGCTCTGGCTTCATCATTTCGCCGGATGGCTACATCCTCACCAACAACCATGTGATTGCCGACGCTGACGAGATTCTGGTGCGCCTGGCCGACCGCAGTGAGTTGAAAGCCAAGCTGGTCGGCACCGATCCTCGTTCCGACGTGGCCTTGCTGAAAATCGATGGCAAGGACCTGCCGGTGCTGAAACTGGGCAAGTCCCAGGACCTGAAGGCAGGGCAATGGGTAGTGGCAATCGGTTCGCCGTTTGGCTTTGACCATACGGTGACCCAGGGTATTGTCAGCGCCATCGGTCGCAGCCTGCCGAACGAAAACTATGTACCGTTCATCCAGACCGACGTGCCGATCAACCCGGGCAACTCCGGTGGTCCACTGTTCAACCTGAACGGCGAAGTGGTGGGGATCAACTCGCAGATCTACACCCGTTCCGGTGGGTTCATGGGCGTGTCGTTCGCCATCCCGATCGACGTGGCCATGGATGTTTCCAACCAGCTGAAAAGCGGTGGCAAGGTCAGCCGTGGCTGGTTGGGCGTAGTGATTCAGGAAGTGAACAAAGACCTGGCTGAATCCTTCGGCCTCGACAAACCGGCGGGTGCCCTGGTCGCGCAGATCCAGGATGACGGCCCTGCTGCCAAAGGCGGCCTGCAAGTGGGCGACGTGATCCTGAGCATGAATGGCCAGCCGATCATCATGTCGGCAGACCTGCCGCACCTGGTGGGCGCACTCAAGGCAGGTAGCAAGGCCAAGCTGGAAGTGATCCGTGAAGGCAAGCGCCAGAACGTTGAACTGACCGTTGGCGCGATCCCTGAAGAAGGCGCGACCCTCGACGCCCTGGGTAACACCAAGCCGGGCGCCGAACGCAGCAGCAATCGCCTGGGTATTGCCGTGGCCGAGCTGACCGATGAGCAGAAAAAGACCTTCGACCTGAAAAGCGGCGTGGTGATCAAGGAAGTCCAGGACGGCCCTGCGGCGTTGATTGGCCTGCAGCCAGGTGACGTGATTACTCACCTGAACAATCAGGCGATCGACAACACCAAGCAGTTCACCGACATCGCCAAGGCGCTGCCGAAGAACCGTACGGTATCGATGCGGGTATTGCGTCAGGGCCGTGCCAGCTTCATTACCTTCAAGCTGGCTGAGTAA